In Glycine max cultivar Williams 82 chromosome 4, Glycine_max_v4.0, whole genome shotgun sequence, the genomic stretch CATACACTTTAGAAGGTGAAGTGCAAAGTAATAACTGATTCAATAAAGGGTTGATATTGTGATAGAATACATACACGTGTATAACAAATTATAAAGTTGTTAAAATctcaactgttttttttttctttcaatcaacAGATATACGACACTTTACCTTATAAATTGCACTCATTATGTTAGAATAGCCAAATACATCAATGCTTTGAACTAAAATTTGTGGATCTTGAGCTATATGTGTTATATAAACTTTAGAGAGTGGAACTGCATTTATGCATACATAAACTGTTTCCTCTAGTTGTTCGGAATAAGATTCTAATAGTGTAATTTTTGATCAGGGAAGAATGTGACcggttaataaaaataataagatcaaGAGTGGTAGATCCTGCAAATGATGATGATGGGGATAAGAGGCCAACGGATATGTCCAACAAGATTCTTGGAAGTGGTATTCTCTACACACTAAGCTCTGTTTTAACATATTACTGTTTCGTGACCatggattttaattatttcttagaTACAGATTCACCTGAGCTCCATGATGTTGCCATTATGGAGGCAAAGAAATGGCTGCAGGAAAAGAAGTCAGCATTAGATACAAATACAGATATAGGTTATGGAAGTCTTAGTTTGAACTTGGTTGCATTACCACAAGTTAGTAACTCTGTCTCTTAGTTTGTGGAGAAACATATATTCATGTTTCATCATTGTACATGTTATCTCCTTCCCCTTTTTAAACATACATTATGTCATGGTTTTCACATTAATGGTTTGTTTTTACCTGTATACCTGGCTGATACACAGGATCCCAAAGATGAAGGATCACCAGTGGATGTGGCCAAGTCGTATATGTGCACACGCCCTCCATGGGCATCACCTTCTATAGACCATACTAAACCTCAAACACCATCTGGAATTCAGCTATTCAAAGAAGAAACACCATATCTATTTGGCAACAATTCTATGCCATCCTCCAAGGTGCCATTTAATGtgttatttgtttttggaaatcacatatatatcttattggttttttttactagctaattttgttttcaaactgagATTTTTACCTATATGTCAATTACTTTGGAAATTATATTTAGAAAATTGGGTCCTACATTTTGAGCAGATATTGCTGGCACAAGGCATAGTTAAACcagaaaatttattattactaaatttcatgaacttaaaattttgaaaactaataCAGTTGTTGTAATACAAAGTAAATTATGTGATGTACCTTGATTATTTTCACCAAAGGATTTATGTTTTCCTTTTTCACCAGTTAGTtgccttaattattttatatggtAATACAAAGTAAATTATGTGATGTACCTTGATAGAATTTTTAATGTTCTGGAATGTCATTTGTCACGGAATATACATGAATTGCTTCTATCAATCATGGCTGGGTTGTCATTTGGGTTGATCGAGTTACAGTATTCAGATGTTGTGTTGATGGATTGTTTTATTTGGGCTGATACTGCAATGCAGTTGAAAAGGGATTCTGCTGCTACTGGTTCATGGAGTATTCAGGATGAAATACGAAGAGTAAGATCCAGGGCAACAGAGGAATTGCTTAGATCACTTCCATCCTCAAAAATTGACTGGTCTGCATTTGCCAtggagaataaaaataatgtaaactcTTCAGCTATTGAAAATATTGGAGCTAGTTTGGGAGAGAGAGTACATAATTCAACAAATTTAGTTGATGCATCTGTGAACTTGGCCAGAGGCTTAGGTTCTCAGGTCTCTCCAGGTATGATTCTACTGCTTTAGGAGGCCTGTTGGTTTATTCTGataataaattgttttattgGTAAAACATATTTATTCCTTAAAACTTGTAGAGCCTCTCAGTGATTTTCTCAATTAACTTCATTTCCCTTCTTCAGATTTGGAGAGTAAACTGGATGAATTCCAACCTGAGTCTGTGCTGTCTAATCCAGTTAACACTAATTTTGAACAGAATCAGGTGTGCATCTGAACTGAAGTTTATATAATAAGCCCCCTTGTAATACATTCAAGGATTTTTAAAGATCAACTCTATTTCATGTCTAACAcgattctcttttcttttttctaaggGCTCTGTTGCTGTTCAGCAGACCAGAGGTAACACAACTGCTGACTATGATAATATACCTAATTTGTTGATCAAATATGTTTTAGAAACAAAACCATTTGTTAATTATCAATGCTTTTGCTTTTGAGATATTCTGGAGAATTATAATTGGCCAATTTGACAGACATTATTCgctaattgttattatttgagCAGAGAAGTATGATTTAACTACTTACAAGTATAAATCCATTGTTCTTTGTGTTAATGCAGCTTGACTAGCTGATAAAGTTCTTTTTTCATGTattgtaaaatagttttatcccACCATCTCTCAGTAGAAGTTTTACAGTTTTACTTTGCTTATGAAAATCCATGCCACATAGGTACAGAAGATGGCAGCAGAGAAATAACTACTTCAGGACTAAGAGATGGGTCCTCGGATGATATGCACAGGTTAGAGTATTTCTATCATGTTGCCATTTCTTTTCAATAAAGTTGTGCTGGTATATTTCGCCAGGTTAAGTGTTTTCTCATTTACTCTCTGGCATTACCTTATTCTCCCTTGTCACCCCAACTTTATCTTATACAATGAATTTAAGGTCCTTAATTCTCTCTAGTTTGATCTGTTGATCACCTTTTTGACACTTTCTTTTGGCtgatttttggaatttttaacTTTCCTATATTGCAAAAAAAGTTCCCTGTATTTGATTATTGTCATTGCTCTTGGGTGACCACCAGAAAAATTTTGCAACTCTTGAACCCATGATGTGCAAGACTGACAACAGTTAGAAAGTATGTTGAGTTTAATCCTGTCAATGTCTATGATTACCAAGTGTCCCATGTACAGAGATATGGTCAGGCTTTTTGTATGAATTCTGGCCCTTCgtattatttgttttctaattttagcATTTTTCTGAATGTAACAGGGATGGCAGTCTGGTTAAAGTCAATGGCATCAGTGACACAAATGGGTCTGGTCATCAGCTAGACTCAGTTGAAGAAACTAGAGATGGTATGAATCAGTTCCTTTGGCTGCCTTATGATTAGAAAACATGCTCGGTTGACCGTTGATGTAATGTGCTATTTGCAACTTATATAGTTACAGTTGTTAATGATGCTATTCAGAGATACTATAGCATTTAGCTGTGCACCATGGGCAATTGCACAATGCTAAAATGTGCAATTCTTATGGCTTTCTGTGTTGAATTTGGCTGAAAATTGAGTAAACACAACCCCATATCTCCCATAAGCTAGGGGACTATCTGACTATTGTAGGCCTTTGACACCCCCCAGTGCATTTGGATTGCTGGTGGAGGCTTGTTGTCCTCCATTCAGGTGAAAATAATTCATTCAATGTTTTGTTGCAATGTGCAATGCATGCAGAGAAGTTTCAGCCTTTTTTATTTCTGCACTTTGGGATTCACAACTTATGTTTGGTCAAAACAGAAAAGCCTCCCAATAGTGTAAGATTGCTTGATTGTGAGGCCTCGCTGCCCCTTCTTGCAGTTTTGTGGCCCAAATCATCTCACTTGGGGTTTCGTAGGGACAGGAGATATTTATTATGATAGATAGAATACCAAttgataaaagtaataaaatataatattgaacACTGAAATCGCACAATATAGCAATACACTTGCTGTCCCTGAGACAAAAGTCTCCTATTACTCAAATACAACTATACACTTGTCCCAGAGACAAATGTCTCCTACAGAGTTTTCTCTGTCCACAACTGATATAACTGTCCCTGACTCTCAGTTTCCATCATATTAGATAttacttttagaaataattttcttgtgtttttaTGCAGCAGGAGTTgtttgtgtgtatgtgtgtataTTACTGGTATTGCACCAAATAGTCCAACAATAGTTCTTTTAAATTCCAGGCATTACCAAACAGTGGTCATTTTAGTCTCTGAAATTACAGTTTACTACTATATAGACTGACTGTTATTTGTCAATTTCAagtattaaaatgatatttttatagttttaagaagtaaattgactgagggcgagccctggtgcaacggtaaagttgtgccttggtgacttgttggtcatgggttcgaatccggaaacagcctctttgcatatgcaagggtaaggctgcgtacaacatccctcccccataccttcgcatagcgaagagcctctgggcaatggggtacgaagtttttaagAAGTAAATTGACTAATGCTTGTAATTTTAGGGACTAATTTGGTGTGTGTGTATTTCAAAATAGATgtgtttttcatatttgttgCATATATTGCTGCAAGTGCACTATTTGcttctaaaaattatatatgcagTATAAACTTCCTTGCGTTTTGTACTCTAGTTCTTTGTGTCCATATTCTCTGATAGAATTTGCACATAATCAAACCTTTATTCACTTATTGTTACTCAGTTTGTTCTGAGTTTGTCCTTTAGCTAGGGTGTATGATCTGCACATTTTATAAGGAGTATGATTggatccaattttaatgttttctgATTAAATATGTTATGCATTTTCATGAGGATATGTTTACATAGATCAGGGTGGTAATCTACAGAATCTTGCATGTGTTGATAGATTTATGGTGTTTTCCCCTTGTTCGGTTATGATAAATTTCTCCCTTGTGCTCTAGAGTTTAAATATTTAAGTCAGTATTCTTAATGttagttttcattttatatgCTGATCCTTCATTTGAATGCAGCTATAAATTCTAGATTACAAGATAGTAACCACTTAGTAATCAAAGAGAAGGTTGGAGCCGAAGATGCATTGGCAAATGGGTTTCCCTCTTCAGGGCCAAGGTAAATTTATGGTTCACAGGCTTTTCTTTGATGTTGAATATTCTCAATGTAAAACCTATTTATATATAACCTAGGTGCCTTTTGCTTTTATTTAATCAGTGGAGcgtaaaattattgattaaattttacttttacgcTCATCACATTACTAAAGTCATTACTCATTAGTCATTACCTAATAGCATGATTCTCTGTTGGTAACCTTACTTCCTCAATTGCCTAATTTGGaatgaacaattttttatttgacttgAAATGTGTGGCAAAATCAACTGACTTTTTTTCCCACCTGTCTAGGAAAAGAAACCCTTCATTTCTTATTCCAGTTATCAAAatagtaaatttaaattaattctgcTATTTTCCTGTATGCTAGTTTCAATGCAGGGCAGGTTATTGAACAGAACACAAAAACATTGGACAACAAACCCAATACAACCGATTCAAGTCAGGAAAGGACAGCACAAGGTGTTCTTGAGCAAGAGGAGTGTCAGACGTTGCGTGAATCAACGGAGGTGCCTGATGTGATTGGGGATGACTCTGTTGCTGACCGTGTTGCCTCTGGTTCACAGAACAGTTCCAGTATGTATGAGGTTCAACATGATACTTCTCAGCCGGGTGTAGAATTAGGTTTGCCAGCCACACCAACTAGCATTGCTAAGCAAAAGGGAAGAAGAATTACAACCAGATACAACAGAAGGGGCAGGAGCAAGGGTGTCAAATGATGCCTGTTGTATTATGTATGTTAAATTGTAAGTCACTGTTAGCTTAGAAAGTAGGGATTCTGCCAGGTCATTTGTTGTGAGATTAATAATATTCACGAATGAGTCTACGTCAACTtaggtttattttttctttcatctgttctttcttcttttttgggcGATTACGTTCAGGGAAATCAGGTTCAGGTTCAGGAATTGGAATGTATTTGCTGTATAAAATGGTTAAATTAGCGAcatgttctttttttcttttttagctgGTTAACTAGCTTACACGGATTTATGGGACATGTACGAACTTGTGCAGCCTGAATGAGGCTCCTCCAGGAATCATAACATTTTGTAACATTCCAGTACTCGAATTAGTTTGAGTTTGATGACTTGAAAGGTTTTTTGTATGCATCgttgtatttatttatgtatttttaatttggaaGAATTGAATGTGGGAATTAGTGGATTAACAAGGATTTACGCACATTGTTTAGCCGAGTTAGATTCTCAGGTACTTAATTTGGTTTGACAGGTTTAAGTGGAAAagttgataaaaagaaaatgaaagagtgacttaaataatcttttggtttctataaagtattttttttacaattttttaaaagattttaattttaattttagtcctttaatgATTTATACGATACTTCATTGTGGTTGTTGAAAGATTATGgctaatttttaaatgtaatatttcagataataatttgtaactatccctaaaaaaacaattaactaATGGATTTAGAGGTTAGTAAGTAtgcattgtttgtttttttctaaGTCAGAAATTACATGTGTTTTTCAATCCAttaatttaaagattaatttcagTAAGGGATTTTTTAGCAGATCTTATGCTACTGGATGAATCCTTTGGGTTAATAAGTATTCATTGTTATTGTACAAgaattttcactaaaaatgaattaaaatgtcTTTTGTATGATTGTTAAAGTAATACAATTTTGTTACCAAGTCGCTAGTTGGTTTGAGTGATATAAACTTAATTTTCTtagacaaattttgaattttaattttatggatgaaaaaaaaatcaattgatcaTATATTACAAATTATGATGAGAGaacagtttaatttttaatcattaattaaatattttagatttaaactTGATATTATTGGTTAAACTGAAATAATTTGGAAACAATTAACTCACACAATTATACTAAacaatgtatatatttataaagtttaaatatctattcttatattatttaagtACCCATTTTATAGATCAATTGACTTACTTCCTATATTTCTTCgaaaataaaaagcttactttttatattatcttttctttttctcgttgcacaaaagattataaattagtaattttcaTCTCCATTTATTAcactaaaattgttttttttataaaaaattacaaccttttcaaatttaaattattattgttatggttaatatatattttcttcaaaatttaaattta encodes the following:
- the LOC100799206 gene encoding protein KAKU4 isoform X3; this encodes MASVPGSRSGGKIVRTRRSAAARSHTPYDRPAPPPEPPSPNWLSRFVISPSRFIASGAGKIFSSVLDLDNSPSDSSSATCSLSSSANDSDAEEVGTFDDENDNPSEGDVALSKGLQPFVRNSKNKHMIEQLLMKESFSREECDRLIKIIRSRVVDPANDDDGDKRPTDMSNKILGSDTDSPELHDVAIMEAKKWLQEKKSALDTNTDIGYGSLSLNLVALPQDPKDEGSPVDVAKSYMCTRPPWASPSIDHTKPQTPSGIQLFKEETPYLFGNNSMPSSKLKRDSAATGSWSIQDEIRRVRSRATEELLRSLPSSKIDWSAFAMENKNNVNSSAIENIGASLGERVHNSTNLVDASVNLARGLGSQVSPDLESKLDEFQPESVLSNPVNTNFEQNQGSVAVQQTREDGSREITTSGLRDGSSDDMHRDGSLVKVNGISDTNGSGHQLDSVEETRDAINSRLQDSNHLVIKEKVGAEDALANGFPSSGPSFNAGQVIEQNTKTLDNKPNTTDSSQERTAQGVLEQEECQTLRESTEVPDVIGDDSVADRVASGSQNSSSMYEVQHDTSQPGVELGLPATPTSIAKQKGRRITTRYNRRGRSKGVK
- the LOC100799206 gene encoding protein KAKU4 isoform X7 gives rise to the protein MASVPGSRSGGKIVRTRRSAAARSHTPYDRPAPPPEPPSPNWLSRFVISPSRFIASGAGKIFSSVLDLDNSPSDSSSATCSLSSSANDSDAEEVGTFDDENDNPSEGDVALSKPFVRNSKNKHMIEQLLMKESFSREECDRLIKIIRSRVVDPANDDDGDKRPTDMSNKILGSDTDSPELHDVAIMEAKKWLQEKKSALDTNTDIGYGSLSLNLVALPQDPKDEGSPVDVAKSYMCTRPPWASPSIDHTKPQTPSGIQLFKEETPYLFGNNSMPSSKLKRDSAATGSWSIQDEIRRVRSRATEELLRSLPSSKIDWSAFAMENKNNVNSSAIENIGASLGERVHNSTNLVDASVNLARGLGSQVSPDLESKLDEFQPESVLSNPVNTNFEQNQGSVAVQQTREDGSREITTSGLRDGSSDDMHRDGSLVKVNGISDTNGSGHQLDSVEETRDAINSRLQDSNHLVIKEKVGAEDALANGFPSSGPSFNAGQVIEQNTKTLDNKPNTTDSSQERTAQGVLEQEECQTLRESTEVPDVIGDDSVADRVASGSQNSSSMYEVQHDTSQPGVELGLPATPTSIAKQKGRRITTRYNRRGRSKGVK
- the LOC100799206 gene encoding protein KAKU4 isoform X8; the protein is MASVPGSRSGGKIVRTRRSAAARSHTPYDRPAPPPEPPSPNWLSRFVISPSRFIASGAGKIFSSVLDLDNSPSDSSSATCSLSSSANDSDAEEVGTFDDENDNPSEGDVALSKPFVRNSKNKHMIEQLLMKESFSREECDRLIKIIRSRVVDPANDDDGDKRPTDMSNKILGNSPELHDVAIMEAKKWLQEKKSALDTNTDIGYGSLSLNLVALPQDPKDEGSPVDVAKSYMCTRPPWASPSIDHTKPQTPSGIQLFKEETPYLFGNNSMPSSKLKRDSAATGSWSIQDEIRRVRSRATEELLRSLPSSKIDWSAFAMENKNNVNSSAIENIGASLGERVHNSTNLVDASVNLARGLGSQVSPDLESKLDEFQPESVLSNPVNTNFEQNQGSVAVQQTRGTEDGSREITTSGLRDGSSDDMHRDGSLVKVNGISDTNGSGHQLDSVEETRDAINSRLQDSNHLVIKEKVGAEDALANGFPSSGPSFNAGQVIEQNTKTLDNKPNTTDSSQERTAQGVLEQEECQTLRESTEVPDVIGDDSVADRVASGSQNSSSMYEVQHDTSQPGVELGLPATPTSIAKQKGRRITTRYNRRGRSKGVK
- the LOC100799206 gene encoding protein KAKU4 isoform X4, producing MASVPGSRSGGKIVRTRRSAAARSHTPYDRPAPPPEPPSPNWLSRFVISPSRFIASGAGKIFSSVLDLDNSPSDSSSATCSLSSSANDSDAEEVGTFDDENDNPSEGDVALSKPFVRNSKNKHMIEQLLMKESFSREECDRLIKIIRSRVVDPANDDDGDKRPTDMSNKILGSDTDSPELHDVAIMEAKKWLQEKKSALDTNTDIGYGSLSLNLVALPQDPKDEGSPVDVAKSYMCTRPPWASPSIDHTKPQTPSGIQLFKEETPYLFGNNSMPSSKLKRDSAATGSWSIQDEIRRVRSRATEELLRSLPSSKIDWSAFAMENKNNVNSSAIENIGASLGERVHNSTNLVDASVNLARGLGSQVSPDLESKLDEFQPESVLSNPVNTNFEQNQGSVAVQQTRGTEDGSREITTSGLRDGSSDDMHRDGSLVKVNGISDTNGSGHQLDSVEETRDAINSRLQDSNHLVIKEKVGAEDALANGFPSSGPSFNAGQVIEQNTKTLDNKPNTTDSSQERTAQGVLEQEECQTLRESTEVPDVIGDDSVADRVASGSQNSSSMYEVQHDTSQPGVELGLPATPTSIAKQKGRRITTRYNRRGRSKGVK
- the LOC100799206 gene encoding protein KAKU4 isoform X2 yields the protein MASVPGSRSGGKIVRTRRSAAARSHTPYDRPAPPPEPPSPNWLSRFVISPSRFIASGAGKIFSSVLDLDNSPSDSSSATCSLSSSANDSDAEEVGTFDDENDNPSEGDVALSKGLQPFVRNSKNKHMIEQLLMKESFSREECDRLIKIIRSRVVDPANDDDGDKRPTDMSNKILGSDSPELHDVAIMEAKKWLQEKKSALDTNTDIGYGSLSLNLVALPQDPKDEGSPVDVAKSYMCTRPPWASPSIDHTKPQTPSGIQLFKEETPYLFGNNSMPSSKLKRDSAATGSWSIQDEIRRVRSRATEELLRSLPSSKIDWSAFAMENKNNVNSSAIENIGASLGERVHNSTNLVDASVNLARGLGSQVSPDLESKLDEFQPESVLSNPVNTNFEQNQGSVAVQQTRGTEDGSREITTSGLRDGSSDDMHRDGSLVKVNGISDTNGSGHQLDSVEETRDAINSRLQDSNHLVIKEKVGAEDALANGFPSSGPSFNAGQVIEQNTKTLDNKPNTTDSSQERTAQGVLEQEECQTLRESTEVPDVIGDDSVADRVASGSQNSSSMYEVQHDTSQPGVELGLPATPTSIAKQKGRRITTRYNRRGRSKGVK
- the LOC100799206 gene encoding protein KAKU4 isoform X6, with translation MASVPGSRSGGKIVRTRRSAAARSHTPYDRPAPPPEPPSPNWLSRFVISPSRFIASGAGKIFSSVLDLDNSPSDSSSATCSLSSSANDSDAEEVGTFDDENDNPSEGDVALSKPFVRNSKNKHMIEQLLMKESFSREECDRLIKIIRSRVVDPANDDDGDKRPTDMSNKILGSDSPELHDVAIMEAKKWLQEKKSALDTNTDIGYGSLSLNLVALPQDPKDEGSPVDVAKSYMCTRPPWASPSIDHTKPQTPSGIQLFKEETPYLFGNNSMPSSKLKRDSAATGSWSIQDEIRRVRSRATEELLRSLPSSKIDWSAFAMENKNNVNSSAIENIGASLGERVHNSTNLVDASVNLARGLGSQVSPDLESKLDEFQPESVLSNPVNTNFEQNQGSVAVQQTRGTEDGSREITTSGLRDGSSDDMHRDGSLVKVNGISDTNGSGHQLDSVEETRDAINSRLQDSNHLVIKEKVGAEDALANGFPSSGPSFNAGQVIEQNTKTLDNKPNTTDSSQERTAQGVLEQEECQTLRESTEVPDVIGDDSVADRVASGSQNSSSMYEVQHDTSQPGVELGLPATPTSIAKQKGRRITTRYNRRGRSKGVK
- the LOC100799206 gene encoding protein KAKU4 isoform X1; this translates as MASVPGSRSGGKIVRTRRSAAARSHTPYDRPAPPPEPPSPNWLSRFVISPSRFIASGAGKIFSSVLDLDNSPSDSSSATCSLSSSANDSDAEEVGTFDDENDNPSEGDVALSKGLQPFVRNSKNKHMIEQLLMKESFSREECDRLIKIIRSRVVDPANDDDGDKRPTDMSNKILGSDTDSPELHDVAIMEAKKWLQEKKSALDTNTDIGYGSLSLNLVALPQDPKDEGSPVDVAKSYMCTRPPWASPSIDHTKPQTPSGIQLFKEETPYLFGNNSMPSSKLKRDSAATGSWSIQDEIRRVRSRATEELLRSLPSSKIDWSAFAMENKNNVNSSAIENIGASLGERVHNSTNLVDASVNLARGLGSQVSPDLESKLDEFQPESVLSNPVNTNFEQNQGSVAVQQTRGTEDGSREITTSGLRDGSSDDMHRDGSLVKVNGISDTNGSGHQLDSVEETRDAINSRLQDSNHLVIKEKVGAEDALANGFPSSGPSFNAGQVIEQNTKTLDNKPNTTDSSQERTAQGVLEQEECQTLRESTEVPDVIGDDSVADRVASGSQNSSSMYEVQHDTSQPGVELGLPATPTSIAKQKGRRITTRYNRRGRSKGVK
- the LOC100799206 gene encoding protein KAKU4 isoform X5 → MASVPGSRSGGKIVRTRRSAAARSHTPYDRPAPPPEPPSPNWLSRFVISPSRFIASGAGKIFSSVLDLDNSPSDSSSATCSLSSSANDSDAEEVGTFDDENDNPSEGDVALSKGLQPFVRNSKNKHMIEQLLMKESFSREECDRLIKIIRSRVVDPANDDDGDKRPTDMSNKILGNSPELHDVAIMEAKKWLQEKKSALDTNTDIGYGSLSLNLVALPQDPKDEGSPVDVAKSYMCTRPPWASPSIDHTKPQTPSGIQLFKEETPYLFGNNSMPSSKLKRDSAATGSWSIQDEIRRVRSRATEELLRSLPSSKIDWSAFAMENKNNVNSSAIENIGASLGERVHNSTNLVDASVNLARGLGSQVSPDLESKLDEFQPESVLSNPVNTNFEQNQGSVAVQQTRGTEDGSREITTSGLRDGSSDDMHRDGSLVKVNGISDTNGSGHQLDSVEETRDAINSRLQDSNHLVIKEKVGAEDALANGFPSSGPSFNAGQVIEQNTKTLDNKPNTTDSSQERTAQGVLEQEECQTLRESTEVPDVIGDDSVADRVASGSQNSSSMYEVQHDTSQPGVELGLPATPTSIAKQKGRRITTRYNRRGRSKGVK